The genome window TTGCCTGCCGCATTGAATACAAATGAAAAGGCTTCGGTTTGCCGTCCGTTCCCTTATAGCCAAAAACAGCCAGTGTTTTATACTTCGGCGTTGCAGTAAAAGCGAAAAATGATAAGTTGGTTTGTTGCCCCCGAGCTGCTGCCGAACGTTCTACTTCCTCACGAATAAAATCCTCATCCGTATAATCTTCATCATTATCTATTATTAATTTTTCATTATCAATTTCGTAAGATAAAACTTCTTTCATTTTTTTGCTGGCTTCGCCGCCTTGTGAGCTGTGCGCTTCATCGATGATAACGGCATAATTCCTTTTGGGCAAGGCACCAATTTTATCAATAACAAAGGGAAATTTTTGCAGTGTCGTGATGATAATATGAGAGCCCTGTTCAAGAGCCTGAGCAAGCTGTGTGCTGTCCTTGTCAATTTTATGAACTACACCTGTTTTGTGTTCAAATTGGTAAATAGTGTTTTGCAGCTGCTGGTCTAAAACAAGACGGTCGGTTACTACGATTACGCTGTCAAAAATGCGTTCATCTAATTTATTATGTAAGGTCGACAGGCGATAAGCCAGCCAGGCTATGGAATTACTTTTTCCAGATCCTGCCGAGTGCTGTACAAGATAGTTTTTCCCTGCGCCGGATTCGCGGGCATCCGCCGTTATCTGCCGTACCGCATCCAGTTGATGATAACGGGGAGAAATCATTTTTTCTTTTTTGTATGTTTTGTCATCAATGGAAATTTCTTCAACCTGCAAATGAATAAAGCGTTGAATGATGTCCATCCAACTGTCTTTTATTAAAATTTCTTTCCAAAGATAATCCGTTTTGTAACCATTGGGATTGGGCGGATTACCTTTGCCGTTTTGGTAACCTTTATTAAAGGGAAGCCAGCGTGTTGCTTTGCCTGAGATTTTAGTGGCCATAAATACTTCATCCGGGTCAACGGCAAAATGAACCAATGCCCGTTTTTTAAAGGCAAACAGTAGTTCCCGATTGTCGCGCGTTGTTGCATACTGTTTTTTAGCGTTTTGTGCGGTTTGGCCGGTGAAGTGATTTTTAAGTTCCAGCGTGGCAACCGGAATACCGTTAAGTGAAAGCACCAAATCTACGGAGTTTTTATTTTTTGAACTATAATAAACTTGCCGATATACTTTAAGTTGATTCATTGCATGCAACTTCTCGGTTTCCGGATTTAAGCCCGATTCCGGTTTGAAGAAAGCCAGTTTAAAACGCACACCATAATCCACAAAGCCGTTGCGCAGCACATCCAGACTGCCGCGCAAATCCATTTCTTTATAGAGGCGCTGAATGATGCGGTTATCTACATCGTCGCCGTGAATGGACGAAATTTTTTGCCAGTTTTTGGATTGTGTATTTTGCAGGAAGGCCAACACTTCATTTTTAAACATCCCGAGTTCGGGGCTGTAATCCGAGGAATTGCCTTGTGTGTACCCGCCGTTTTCAACCAGTGCTTGCACGATTGCGGTTTCAAAGGTCGCTTCGCTTTTTAATTGAGAATTATTCTCTGCCTTCTTTGCATTGTTAATTTTTAATTCTTCATTTTTCATTGTCAATTATCCATTATCAATTTTATTGAATAGTTCTAATTTTATTTCTTCTGTCAATTCATTTTCGTTTATTATAGAAGTCATGATTTCTTTTAAAAAATCTTTATCAATTTTTCCAGCGGCCAGATGATAACTGATGTTTTCCATTTCTCTTAAGAAAGTTTCCGAACAGTGTAAATATCCAT of bacterium contains these proteins:
- a CDS encoding type I restriction endonuclease subunit R, with amino-acid sequence MKNEELKINNAKKAENNSQLKSEATFETAIVQALVENGGYTQGNSSDYSPELGMFKNEVLAFLQNTQSKNWQKISSIHGDDVDNRIIQRLYKEMDLRGSLDVLRNGFVDYGVRFKLAFFKPESGLNPETEKLHAMNQLKVYRQVYYSSKNKNSVDLVLSLNGIPVATLELKNHFTGQTAQNAKKQYATTRDNRELLFAFKKRALVHFAVDPDEVFMATKISGKATRWLPFNKGYQNGKGNPPNPNGYKTDYLWKEILIKDSWMDIIQRFIHLQVEEISIDDKTYKKEKMISPRYHQLDAVRQITADARESGAGKNYLVQHSAGSGKSNSIAWLAYRLSTLHNKLDERIFDSVIVVTDRLVLDQQLQNTIYQFEHKTGVVHKIDKDSTQLAQALEQGSHIIITTLQKFPFVIDKIGALPKRNYAVIIDEAHSSQGGEASKKMKEVLSYEIDNEKLIIDNDEDYTDEDFIREEVERSAAARGQQTNLSFFAFTATPKYKTLAVFGYKGTDGKPKPFHLYSMRQAIEEGFILDVLQNYTTYELYFRLSKAIEDDPQLNKKKAARAIARYVNFHPHNLAQKTEIIIEHFRQVVAKKIGGRAKAMVVTSSRKLAKRYFEEFNRYIKEKGYEKKIKILVAFSGSVVDDNYPGGVSEPQLTGYGEKTLPAVFNKDEYKILIVADKYQTGFDQPLLHTMYVDKKLSGVKAVQTLSRLNRVAPGKEDTFVLDFVNDRETIFESFQPYYEKTIVTEEPEPNHLYDLKAKLDEWQIYWQSEIDQFSNIYFQPSGKMTVKDQAELYAFIDPAVERYEALGTDVEREEFKKSLRTWTNLYAFLAQIMPFRELEFEKFYAYAKLLQTKLPKRILSEQLHFDDEVAMEYYRLQKIKEGSIDLVKGEEGELDGLSEAGIKRAKEKKAPLSEIIDQLNERFGTEFEEADRLFFNQIEEELIKDKILQSQAKVNKLDTFKFAFEDKFLNKLIDRMDQNQDIFEKILGNKLFGDLVKELMMKSVYARLNEIE